One stretch of Camelus bactrianus isolate YW-2024 breed Bactrian camel chromosome 21, ASM4877302v1, whole genome shotgun sequence DNA includes these proteins:
- the UBE2Q1 gene encoding ubiquitin-conjugating enzyme E2 Q1 yields MQQPQPQGQQQPGPGQQLGGQGAAPGAGGGPGGGPGPGPCLRRELKLLESIFHRGHERFRIASACLDELSCEFLLAGAGGAGAGAAPGPHLPTRGSVPGDPVRIHCNITESYPAVPPIWSVESDDPNLAAVLERLVDIKKGNTLLLQHLKRIISDLCKLYNLPQHPDVEMLDQPLPAEQCTQEDVSSEDEDEEMPEDTEDLDHYEMKEEEPAEGKKSEDDGIGKENLAILEKIKKNQRQDYLNGAVSGSVQATDRLMKELRDIYRSQSFKGGNYAVELVNDSLYDWNVKLLKVDQDSALHNDLQILKEKEGADFILLNFSFKDNFPFDPPFVRVVSPVLSGGYVLGGGAICMELLTKQGWSSAYSIESVIMQISATLVKGKARVQFGANKSQYSLTRAQQSYKSLVQIHEKNGWYTPPKEDG; encoded by the exons ATGCAGCAGCCGCAGCCGCAGGGGCAGCAGCAGCCGGGGCCGGGGCAGCAGCTGGGGGGCCAGGGGGCGGCgccgggggccgggggcggcCCGGGGGGtggcccggggccggggccctgCCTGAGGCGGGAGCTGAAGCTGCTCGAGTCCATCTTCCACCGCGGCCACGAGCGCTTCCGCATTGCCAGCGCCTGCCTGGACGAGCTGAGCTGCGAGTTCCTGCTGGCTGGGGCCggaggggccggggcgggggccgCGCCCGGACCGCATCTCCCCACACGGGGGTCAGTGCCAGGGGATCCCGTCCGTATCCACTGCAACATCACG GAGTCGTACCCTGCTGTGCCCCCCATCTGGTCAGTGGAGTCCGATGACCCTAACTTGGCTGCTGTCCTGGAGAGGCTGGTGGACATAAAGAAAGGGAATACTCTG CTATTGCAGCATCTGAAGAGGATCATCTCCGACCTGTGTAAACTCTATAACCTCCCTCAGCATCCAGATGTAGAGATGCTGGATCAACCCTTGCCAGCAGAGCAG TGCACACAGGAGGATGTGTCTTcggaagatgaagatgaagagatgCCTGAG GACACAGAAGACCTAGATCACTATGAGATGAAAGAGGAAGAGCCAGCTGAGGGCAAGAAATCTGAAGATGATGGCATCGGAAAAGAAAACTTGGCTAtactagaaaaaattaaaaagaaccagAGGCAAGATTACTTAAAT GGTGCGGTGTCTGGCTCGGTGCAGGCTACTGACCGGCTGATGAAGGAGCTCAGGGATATATACCGATCACAGAGTTTCAAAGGCG gAAACTATGCAGTCGAACTCGTGAACGACAGTCTGTATGATTGGAATGTCAAACTCCTCAA AGTTGACCAGGACAGCGCTTTGCACAACGATCTCCAGATCctcaaagagaaagaaggagcCGACTTCATTctacttaacttttcttttaaa GATAACTTTCCCTTTGACCCACCGTTTGTCAGGGTTGTGTCTCCAGTCCTCTCTGGAGG GTATGTTCTGGGTGGAGGTGCCATCTGCATGGAACTTCTCACCAAGCAG GGCTGGAGCAGTGCCTACTCTATAGAGTCAGTGATCATGCAGATCAGTGCCACACTGGTGAAGGGAAAAGCACGAGTGCAGTTTGGAGCCAACAAA TCTCAATACAGTCTGACAAGAGCACAGCAGTCCTACAAGTCCTTGGTGCAGATCCACGAAAAAAACG GCTGGTACACACCCCCGAAGGAAGATGGCTAA